DNA sequence from the Sphingomonas bisphenolicum genome:
TATGTGGTTCTGGGACGAATGGTTCATTCCGCTCGGCCAGCGCCCGCCAAACGTCCTGATCGGCTCGGCCGACGAGATCGCCGACAAGATTGGCCGGGCGCATGATCGCCTCGGCTTCGACGAACTCTTCCTCATGTTCGGACAGGGGCATCTGGAGCCTGAAGCCAATCAGGAAGAACTGGAGAAGTTCATCAGCAAGGTCGCGCCGCGCTTCTCGACGAAGGATGCCGAAGGCACCTTCGTCTGAACCAGCCCCACGCGCGCAGAAAAGATTAGGAGAGTAAAATGGCAATGCAGTGCGGCATCTTCATGACCCCCTACAATCCGCCGAGCCGGACGGCGCGGCAGGTTTTCGACTGGGCGCTCGACATAGCGCGGATCGCCGATGAGGCAGGCTATGCCGATTTCATGATCGGCGAACATTACACCCTTGGCTGGGAAAATATTCCCATGCCCGAGGCCATCATTGCTGCTTGCGCCCAGACGACTAAGCAGATTCGCTTCGCACCGATGGCGCATCTGCTGCCCTATCACGACCCTGCCACGCTCGCGATCCGCATCGGCTGGCTAAGCCAGGTGATGGAAGGACGTTACTTCCTAGGCGTGGCGCCGGGCGGCCACCATACCGATGCCATTCTTCATGGCTTCGAGAGCATCTCCGAACTGCCGCCAATGCAGTTGGAGGCGTTGCATCTGATGGAGCGCGTGTGGGAAGGAAAACCGTTCCTCGAGAAGGGGAAGTTCTTCAAGGCGGGCTTCCCCGGCGACGCGACGATGCCGGAATATAATGTCGTCATCGCCGACAACAGTCCTTATGGCGGCCGCGACAAGCTCGAAATCGCCGTCACCGGCTTGTCGCAAAATTCGTCGTCGATGCGTTTCGCCGGCGAGCGCGATTACTCGCCTATTTCCTTCTTCGGCGGTACCCCGCAGATGAAGGCGCACTGGGATACCTGGGCGACGGCGATGGAATCGAAGGGGCGTACACCCGATCGCAAACGCTATCGTGTTTGCCGCGATGTCTTCATCGCGGACACCGATGCGGAGGCCAAACGGCGCTTCCTTGCCAGCGGCCTCGCCCAGACGTGGAAGCATTATCTCAAGGAAATCTACGTCAAGTTCGGCCTGTTCA
Encoded proteins:
- a CDS encoding LLM class flavin-dependent oxidoreductase, whose translation is MAMQCGIFMTPYNPPSRTARQVFDWALDIARIADEAGYADFMIGEHYTLGWENIPMPEAIIAACAQTTKQIRFAPMAHLLPYHDPATLAIRIGWLSQVMEGRYFLGVAPGGHHTDAILHGFESISELPPMQLEALHLMERVWEGKPFLEKGKFFKAGFPGDATMPEYNVVIADNSPYGGRDKLEIAVTGLSQNSSSMRFAGERDYSPISFFGGTPQMKAHWDTWATAMESKGRTPDRKRYRVCRDVFIADTDAEAKRRFLASGLAQTWKHYLKEIYVKFGLFNGIIQDSGKDLTPDDIDEDFLAEHVVLCGSPETAIEKLEALADKVGGWGQLVYNQHDSIDDPKPWEESLRRFASEVAPKVRMPGID